In one Staphylococcus lutrae genomic region, the following are encoded:
- the pyrF gene encoding orotidine-5'-phosphate decarboxylase: MKQTPIIALDFSNEAEVMAFLQQFDESLFVKVGMELFYQTGPALIDRIKGLGHDIFLDLKLHDIPNTVGKAMEGLAKLNVDLVNVHAAGGTVMMERAVEGLRRHNKDIKIIAVTQLTSTSEQQLHEEQNIQTSMETAVLNYASLAQQAGLDGVVCSPLETTLIREHCGDDFLKVTPGIRLAHSAKDDQQRITTPEKARQLGSTHIVVGRPITQNDNPVQSYHQIKESWLNACQN; encoded by the coding sequence ATGAAACAAACGCCAATCATTGCATTAGATTTTTCAAATGAAGCCGAAGTGATGGCATTTTTGCAACAATTCGATGAGTCATTATTTGTTAAAGTGGGTATGGAACTTTTTTATCAAACAGGACCTGCTTTAATTGATCGAATCAAAGGATTAGGCCACGACATCTTTTTAGACTTAAAATTACACGACATTCCAAATACGGTCGGTAAAGCGATGGAAGGTCTCGCAAAGCTGAACGTGGACCTTGTCAATGTCCATGCAGCTGGCGGTACAGTCATGATGGAGCGTGCCGTAGAAGGATTACGTCGACACAACAAAGACATTAAGATTATCGCCGTCACTCAATTAACATCCACATCTGAACAACAGTTGCATGAGGAGCAAAACATCCAAACATCGATGGAAACAGCTGTTTTAAACTATGCTAGCCTTGCGCAACAAGCAGGTTTAGATGGTGTCGTATGTTCACCGTTAGAAACGACATTGATTCGCGAACATTGTGGCGACGATTTCTTAAAAGTGACACCAGGTATTCGTCTAGCGCACAGTGCAAAAGACGATCAGCAACGCATCACGACACCAGAAAAAGCACGCCAACTCGGTTCGACACATATCGTTGTCGGTCGCCCGATTACACAAAACGACAATCCAGTACAAAGTTATCATCAAATTAAAGAAAGTTGGTTAAATGCATGTCAAAATTAA
- the carB gene encoding carbamoyl-phosphate synthase large subunit — protein sequence MPKRNDIQTILVIGSGPIIIGQAAEFDYAGTQACLALKEEGYRVILVNSNPATIMTDKEIADKVYIEPLTHDFIARIIRKEQPDALLPTLGGQTGLNMAIELHNSGVLAENNVTLLGTKLSSIEQAEDRELFRSLMNDLNVPVPESDIVNTLEQAFAFKEAVGYPLIVRPAFTMGGTGGGICHNDEELREVVSNGLKYSPATQCLIEKSIAGFKEIEYEVMRDKNDNAIVVCNMENIDPVGIHTGDSVVVAPSQTLSDVEYQMLRDVSLKVIRALEIEGGCNVQLALDPHSMQFYIIEVNPRVSRSSALASKATGYPIAKLAAKIAVGLTLDEMKNPVTGISYAAFEPSLDYIVSKIPRFPFDKFEKGERELGTQMKATGEVMSIGRTYEESLLKAIRSLEYGVHHLGLPNGESFDLDYIKSRIKAQDDERLFFIGEAIRRGTTLEELHEMTKIDYFFLNKFKNIIDMEHALKAHPGDIDYLRFAKRFGFSDRVIAHRFEMTEAEVYELRQQHNICPVYKMVDTCAAEFESTTPYFYGTYEEENESIVTDKEKIIVLGSGPIRIGQGVEFDYATVHAVWAIQKAGYEAIIINNNPETVSTDFSISDKLYFEPLTEEDVMNIINLEQPKGVVVQFGGQTAINLADKLAKYGVKILGTSLEDLNRAEDRKEFEALLNKIDVPQPKGKTATSAQEALDNARDIGYPVVVRPSYVLGGRAMEIVYNDAELENYMNEAVKASPEHPVLVDRYLTGKEIEVDAISDGETVIIPGIMEHIERAGVHSGDSIAVYPPQTLSQDVIDTLEAYTIKLAKGLNVIGLINIQFVLAHDGVYVLEVNPRASRTVPFLSKITEIQMAQLAMQAIMGQKLTALGYQPGIQPYKEGVFVKAPVFSFNKLKNVDITLGPEMKSTGEVMGRDITLEKALYKGLTAAGMEVKDYGTALITVSDKDKEEMVKIAKRLSEVGYKIVATAGTAATLKDHDINVETVEKIGGHDDLMTKIQDGSVQLVINTMTKGKTIERDGFQIRRASVENGVPCLTSLDTANALTNVIESMTFSMRNM from the coding sequence ATGCCTAAAAGAAATGATATTCAAACGATTCTCGTTATCGGATCAGGTCCAATTATTATCGGTCAAGCTGCGGAATTTGACTATGCAGGGACACAAGCATGTCTCGCACTCAAAGAAGAAGGTTACCGTGTCATTTTAGTTAACTCAAACCCTGCGACGATTATGACGGATAAAGAAATTGCTGACAAAGTTTACATCGAACCGCTCACACATGATTTTATCGCACGCATTATCCGTAAAGAACAACCGGATGCGCTCTTACCGACGCTCGGTGGACAAACAGGGCTCAACATGGCGATTGAACTACATAATAGCGGTGTCTTAGCGGAAAATAACGTCACACTGCTCGGTACGAAATTGTCATCTATTGAACAAGCAGAAGACCGTGAATTGTTCCGCTCGTTAATGAATGACTTGAATGTGCCAGTACCTGAAAGTGACATCGTGAATACACTTGAACAAGCCTTTGCATTTAAAGAAGCAGTCGGTTATCCGTTAATCGTACGGCCAGCATTTACGATGGGTGGTACAGGGGGCGGCATTTGTCATAATGATGAAGAGCTCCGTGAAGTCGTTTCTAACGGATTGAAATATAGCCCGGCCACGCAATGTTTAATTGAAAAGTCAATCGCAGGCTTTAAAGAAATTGAATATGAAGTGATGCGCGATAAAAACGATAATGCGATTGTCGTATGTAACATGGAAAACATTGATCCAGTCGGTATCCATACGGGGGACTCAGTCGTTGTTGCACCAAGCCAAACATTGTCAGATGTGGAATATCAAATGTTGCGTGACGTGTCATTAAAAGTCATTCGTGCACTAGAAATTGAAGGGGGATGTAACGTCCAGCTCGCCTTGGATCCACATTCGATGCAGTTTTACATTATCGAAGTGAACCCGCGTGTGTCGCGTTCGTCGGCGCTCGCTTCAAAAGCAACGGGGTATCCGATTGCGAAACTCGCTGCGAAAATTGCAGTAGGTCTGACGCTAGATGAGATGAAAAATCCAGTTACTGGCATATCTTATGCGGCATTTGAACCAAGTTTAGACTATATCGTATCGAAAATCCCACGTTTCCCATTTGATAAGTTCGAAAAAGGTGAACGCGAACTCGGTACACAAATGAAAGCGACAGGGGAAGTTATGTCGATCGGTCGCACGTACGAAGAATCGTTATTAAAAGCAATTCGTTCATTAGAATACGGCGTGCATCATCTTGGCTTACCTAACGGCGAATCTTTTGACTTAGATTACATTAAATCACGTATAAAAGCGCAAGATGACGAAAGATTGTTCTTCATTGGTGAAGCGATTCGTCGTGGCACAACGCTTGAAGAATTACATGAAATGACGAAAATCGATTACTTCTTCTTAAATAAATTCAAAAATATTATCGATATGGAACATGCATTAAAGGCACATCCAGGTGATATTGATTACTTAAGATTTGCGAAACGTTTCGGTTTTAGCGACCGCGTCATTGCACATCGTTTTGAAATGACAGAAGCAGAAGTGTATGAGTTACGTCAACAGCACAACATTTGTCCTGTGTATAAAATGGTCGATACGTGTGCAGCAGAATTTGAATCCACAACACCATACTTTTATGGCACATATGAAGAAGAGAATGAATCGATTGTTACAGATAAAGAGAAAATTATTGTACTGGGTTCAGGACCTATTCGAATTGGTCAAGGTGTTGAGTTTGATTATGCAACAGTGCATGCCGTATGGGCAATTCAAAAAGCGGGCTATGAAGCGATCATTATTAACAATAACCCAGAAACGGTATCGACGGACTTCTCAATTTCAGACAAGCTCTATTTCGAGCCACTGACAGAAGAAGATGTGATGAACATCATTAATCTGGAACAACCTAAAGGCGTCGTCGTACAATTCGGTGGCCAAACAGCGATCAACTTAGCTGACAAATTAGCGAAATACGGTGTGAAAATTTTAGGGACATCCCTAGAAGATTTAAACCGTGCTGAAGATCGTAAAGAATTTGAAGCGTTACTGAACAAAATTGACGTGCCTCAGCCGAAAGGGAAAACAGCGACATCGGCTCAAGAAGCACTCGACAATGCACGCGATATCGGTTATCCCGTTGTGGTCCGTCCATCATACGTACTTGGTGGCCGTGCGATGGAAATTGTATACAATGATGCAGAACTTGAAAACTATATGAATGAAGCAGTAAAAGCCAGTCCAGAACATCCTGTACTCGTAGACCGTTACTTAACAGGTAAAGAAATTGAAGTGGATGCCATTTCTGACGGAGAAACAGTCATTATTCCAGGGATTATGGAACATATCGAGCGCGCGGGTGTTCACTCAGGTGACTCTATTGCAGTGTATCCGCCACAAACGTTAAGTCAAGACGTCATTGATACGTTGGAAGCTTATACAATCAAATTGGCGAAAGGACTCAACGTTATTGGTTTAATCAATATCCAATTCGTCCTCGCACATGATGGGGTATATGTGCTAGAAGTGAATCCAAGAGCGAGCCGTACTGTGCCGTTCTTAAGTAAAATTACAGAAATTCAAATGGCACAACTCGCAATGCAAGCGATTATGGGACAAAAATTAACTGCTCTCGGTTATCAACCAGGCATTCAACCGTACAAAGAAGGGGTTTTTGTTAAAGCACCGGTATTCAGCTTTAATAAATTGAAAAATGTCGACATCACACTTGGACCTGAAATGAAGTCAACAGGAGAAGTGATGGGTCGCGACATTACGTTAGAAAAGGCGCTATACAAAGGGTTAACAGCAGCAGGGATGGAAGTCAAAGATTACGGTACAGCGTTGATTACTGTCAGCGATAAAGATAAAGAAGAAATGGTTAAAATTGCGAAACGTTTAAGTGAAGTCGGCTATAAAATCGTGGCAACAGCAGGCACAGCCGCTACGTTGAAAGACCACGACATCAACGTTGAAACGGTAGAAAAAATTGGAGGCCACGATGATTTAATGACAAAAATTCAAGACGGTTCAGTCCAACTTGTCATTAATACGATGACAAAAGGTAAAACGATTGAACGTGATGGATTCCAAATTCGTCGTGCATCAGTTGAAAATGGGGTCCCTTGTCTCACTTCACTCGATACAGCAAACGCATTAACGAATGTCATTGAAAGCATGACATTTTCAATGAGAAATATGTAG
- a CDS encoding VOC family protein, with product MKIPKITTFLMFNGDAEAAIRRYTDLFEDSEILTMVKYDDTIPEQAGKVQHSIFTLNGQVFMAIDNMNGVGIEMNPAMSLYVTVKDQFEMDKLYHGLKQNGAILMSKTEMLPQFREFAWVQDKYGVNFQLALPESKK from the coding sequence ATGAAAATTCCTAAGATTACTACGTTTTTAATGTTTAACGGTGACGCTGAAGCAGCCATTCGACGTTACACGGATTTATTTGAAGATAGCGAAATTTTGACAATGGTGAAATATGATGACACGATACCTGAGCAAGCGGGTAAAGTGCAACATTCTATTTTTACATTAAATGGTCAAGTCTTTATGGCGATTGATAATATGAATGGGGTAGGCATCGAAATGAACCCCGCAATGTCATTGTATGTGACGGTCAAAGACCAATTTGAAATGGACAAACTCTATCATGGATTGAAGCAAAATGGAGCGATTTTAATGTCCAAAACAGAGATGTTACCGCAATTTCGTGAGTTTGCTTGGGTTCAAGATAAATACGGCGTGAACTTCCAACTCGCCTTACCAGAATCAAAGAAATAA
- a CDS encoding dihydroorotate dehydrogenase, with product MSRLAVEIPGLSLKNPIMPASGCFAFGAEYGQFYDLSELGAIMIKAATKEARFGNETPRVAETDSGMLNAIGLQNPGVHHIINHELKALAQHDVPIIANVAGSMEEDYVYVAEHISKAPNVKALELNISCPNVKEGGMQFGVDPTIASELTRKVKAVSEVPVYVKLSPNVTNIVEMAEAIAQYADGLTMINTLVGMRIDARTGKPIIYNVTGGLSGPAIKPVALRMVHDVRKALPDIPIIAMGGVQNAQDVIDYVSVGADAVAVGTANFQNPMVCKEIIDTLPEYLDALNVHHIGELKGRTLKGL from the coding sequence ATGAGTCGATTAGCAGTAGAAATTCCAGGATTATCGTTAAAAAATCCGATTATGCCGGCAAGTGGTTGTTTCGCTTTCGGTGCGGAATACGGTCAGTTTTACGATTTGTCTGAGTTAGGGGCCATCATGATTAAAGCCGCAACGAAAGAAGCACGTTTTGGCAATGAAACGCCACGTGTCGCGGAAACAGATAGTGGCATGTTGAATGCGATTGGACTGCAAAATCCAGGCGTCCATCATATTATTAATCATGAACTTAAAGCATTGGCACAACACGACGTCCCAATTATTGCGAATGTAGCGGGCTCGATGGAAGAAGACTATGTATATGTAGCTGAACACATTTCAAAAGCACCGAATGTGAAAGCGTTAGAATTAAATATTTCATGTCCAAACGTAAAAGAAGGCGGCATGCAGTTTGGTGTAGACCCGACAATCGCTTCTGAACTAACACGTAAAGTAAAAGCAGTGTCTGAAGTCCCCGTTTATGTGAAGTTGTCGCCTAATGTGACTAACATTGTAGAAATGGCGGAAGCAATCGCCCAATATGCAGACGGGTTAACAATGATTAATACACTCGTCGGCATGAGAATTGACGCACGCACAGGCAAACCGATTATTTATAACGTTACGGGTGGTTTAAGTGGGCCAGCAATTAAACCGGTCGCATTAAGAATGGTGCATGACGTTCGCAAAGCTTTACCTGATATTCCAATTATCGCAATGGGTGGCGTGCAAAATGCGCAAGACGTTATTGATTACGTGTCAGTCGGTGCAGATGCAGTGGCAGTGGGAACAGCCAACTTCCAAAATCCAATGGTCTGCAAAGAAATTATCGATACTTTACCTGAATATTTAGATGCGTTAAATGTACATCATATTGGTGAGCTGAAAGGGAGAACATTGAAAGGACTGTAA
- the rpoZ gene encoding DNA-directed RNA polymerase subunit omega, whose translation MLYPPLHQLQDKINSKYLIATTAAKRARELQADPDHLLLDRYESKKTVGRALEEIAASKIHPHVDESHF comes from the coding sequence ATGTTATACCCACCGTTACACCAATTACAAGATAAAATTAACTCAAAATATTTAATTGCGACAACAGCCGCTAAACGTGCACGTGAGTTACAAGCTGACCCTGATCATTTATTATTAGATCGTTATGAAAGCAAAAAAACAGTAGGCCGTGCGTTAGAAGAAATCGCCGCAAGCAAAATTCATCCACACGTTGATGAATCACACTTTTAA
- the pyrE gene encoding orotate phosphoribosyltransferase encodes MSKLIAKALLDIEAVSLSPNEMYTWSSGIQSPIYCDNRVTLGYPEVRTAIRDGLIELIQQHFAEVEIVSGTATAGIPHAAYISDKMNLPMNYVRSKSKSHGKQNQIEGARSEGKKVVVIEDLISTGGSSITAVEALQEAGAEVLGVVAIFTYGLNKADETFKAASLPFYTLSNYDELIEVAREDGKISAEDIQTLVDWRNQL; translated from the coding sequence ATGTCAAAATTAATCGCAAAAGCATTATTAGATATCGAAGCCGTATCATTATCACCGAATGAAATGTATACATGGAGTTCCGGCATTCAATCACCTATTTATTGTGATAACCGTGTCACTCTCGGATATCCAGAAGTACGTACCGCGATTCGTGACGGTTTAATTGAACTCATTCAACAACATTTTGCTGAGGTCGAAATCGTATCAGGCACAGCAACAGCCGGTATTCCACATGCGGCGTATATTTCAGATAAAATGAACTTGCCAATGAATTACGTACGTTCAAAAAGTAAAAGCCACGGCAAGCAAAACCAAATCGAAGGCGCGCGCAGTGAAGGCAAAAAAGTCGTCGTCATTGAAGATTTAATTTCAACTGGTGGCTCTTCCATCACAGCTGTTGAAGCATTACAAGAAGCGGGTGCTGAAGTGTTAGGTGTCGTTGCGATTTTCACATATGGTTTAAATAAAGCGGACGAAACGTTTAAAGCAGCAAGTCTCCCTTTCTATACGTTAAGCAACTATGATGAACTGATTGAAGTGGCACGTGAAGATGGGAAGATTTCAGCAGAGGATATTCAAACTTTAGTCGATTGGCGCAATCAATTGTAA
- a CDS encoding carbamoyl phosphate synthase small subunit — protein sequence MFEKRYLVLEDGSIYTGFKLGSDRLTQGEIVFNTAMTGYQETISDPSYTGQIITFTYPLIGNYGINHDDFESLTPSLNGVVVKEACHVPSNFRSQKSFEAVLKEYDIPGISGVDTRSITKKIRQYGVLKAAFVDHADEIESTVEALQTAVFPRTEVPSVSTKSPYVSTGFNLRVVLVDFGKKQNIVRELNARGCEVTVVPYDTSAETIIKIAPDGVMLSNGPGDPDDVPVALEMINGILGRIPFFGICLGHQLFALSQGAKSFKMKFGHRGANHPVKDLATGKIALTSQNHGYAIDADSIEGTDLEITHLALNDGTVEGLKHRTLPAFSVQYHPEACPGPTDSNYLFDQFVAMMEDNKQKERSTYA from the coding sequence ATGTTTGAGAAACGTTATCTCGTTTTAGAAGATGGTTCTATTTATACAGGCTTTAAGTTGGGCTCTGATCGCTTAACACAAGGAGAAATCGTGTTTAATACTGCAATGACAGGTTATCAAGAAACGATTTCTGACCCTTCATACACAGGGCAAATCATTACGTTCACTTATCCTTTAATAGGGAATTATGGAATCAATCATGATGATTTTGAATCGTTAACGCCAAGTTTGAATGGTGTAGTTGTTAAAGAAGCTTGTCATGTGCCAAGTAATTTTCGTTCACAAAAATCATTCGAAGCCGTTTTAAAAGAGTATGATATTCCAGGAATTAGTGGTGTGGACACACGAAGCATTACGAAAAAAATCCGCCAATATGGGGTGTTAAAAGCAGCTTTTGTAGATCATGCAGATGAAATTGAATCTACAGTAGAAGCACTTCAAACAGCAGTATTTCCTAGAACAGAGGTGCCTTCAGTTTCTACAAAATCACCTTATGTTTCAACAGGTTTTAACTTACGTGTTGTCCTCGTTGACTTTGGTAAAAAACAAAATATTGTTCGTGAACTCAATGCTAGAGGATGCGAAGTGACAGTGGTTCCTTATGATACTTCAGCAGAGACGATTATTAAAATTGCACCAGATGGCGTCATGTTGTCGAATGGACCTGGTGACCCTGATGATGTCCCTGTCGCTTTAGAAATGATTAATGGCATTTTAGGACGCATTCCGTTTTTTGGTATTTGTTTAGGGCATCAGCTTTTCGCCTTATCACAAGGGGCGAAATCTTTTAAGATGAAGTTCGGTCACCGTGGTGCAAATCACCCTGTTAAGGATCTTGCGACTGGAAAAATTGCCTTAACAAGTCAAAATCACGGTTATGCGATTGATGCCGATTCAATCGAGGGAACAGATTTAGAAATTACGCATCTTGCTTTAAATGACGGTACAGTAGAAGGCTTAAAGCATCGAACGTTACCTGCGTTTTCTGTACAATACCATCCAGAAGCTTGTCCAGGTCCGACAGATTCCAATTATTTATTTGATCAATTCGTAGCAATGATGGAAGACAATAAACAAAAGGAGCGCTCGACTTATGCCTAA
- a CDS encoding dihydroorotate dehydrogenase electron transfer subunit: MEKLTVVSNAPIAERIYELTVKGPVVEKLQQPGQFVHIKAGEGSLHMLRRPISICHIDQAQQQFTMLFRAEGDGTKRIAALNEGDEIDILAPLGNGFPVDKAKKKALLVGGGIGVPPLYELSKQLNERGIETVHVLGFRSAKDVFYQQQFEALGETHIVTEDGSLGTTGFVTTVIDALPVDYDIFYTCGPLPMLKALTQLETLKDVPGYISLEERMGCGVGACFACVCHVPESPTDYVKVCTDGPVFERGAVVL, translated from the coding sequence GTGGAAAAATTAACAGTGGTTTCAAATGCACCTATTGCAGAGCGCATTTATGAATTAACAGTCAAAGGGCCGGTTGTTGAAAAACTTCAGCAACCTGGTCAGTTCGTGCATATTAAAGCTGGAGAAGGTTCATTACACATGTTGCGTCGACCGATTTCGATTTGTCATATCGATCAAGCGCAACAACAGTTCACAATGCTATTTCGTGCTGAAGGGGATGGCACAAAGCGAATTGCTGCCTTAAATGAAGGCGACGAAATTGATATTTTAGCACCACTGGGTAATGGATTTCCAGTAGACAAAGCGAAGAAAAAAGCTTTACTCGTCGGAGGGGGCATTGGAGTTCCGCCGCTTTATGAACTTTCGAAACAACTCAATGAACGTGGCATTGAAACAGTACATGTTTTAGGCTTCCGTTCAGCTAAAGATGTGTTTTATCAACAACAATTTGAAGCATTAGGTGAGACGCACATTGTGACAGAAGATGGCTCATTAGGTACAACAGGTTTTGTCACAACGGTTATTGATGCACTTCCAGTCGATTATGACATTTTCTACACATGTGGGCCGTTACCGATGTTAAAAGCGTTAACACAGTTAGAAACATTGAAAGATGTACCGGGTTACATTTCACTAGAGGAACGTATGGGTTGCGGTGTCGGTGCATGCTTTGCGTGTGTTTGTCACGTACCAGAAAGTCCGACAGATTATGTCAAAGTGTGTACAGATGGACCAGTATTTGAAAGAGGGGCGGTTGTACTATGA
- a CDS encoding Rqc2 family fibronectin-binding protein, with translation MAFDGVFTRKMVEDLQFLISGRIHKINQPENDTIIMVIRQQRQNHQLLLSIHPNFARIHLTTKKYDNPFEPPMFARVFRKHLEGGRILAIRQIGNDRRIEMDVESKDEIGDTIHRTVILEIMGKHSNLILVNEERKILEGFKHLTPNTNQFRTVMPGFQYEAPPTQHKQNPYAYTGAQVLQHIDFNTGKIDRQLLQTFEGFSPLITKEITSRRHFMTMQTLPEAFDEVMAETIATPQPVFHKNHETGKEDFYFMKLHQFYDDCVTYDSLHELLDRFYDARGERERVKQRANDLVKLVQQLLQKYQNKLSKLVDEQAGTEEKENQQLYGELITANIYQLKPGDRQLETVNYYTGENVTIPLNPQKSPAENAQYYYKQYNRMKTRARELTYQITLTEENIAYFENIEQQLSHIQVHEIDDIREELAEQGFIKQKKQQKKKKQQKIQLQSYVSTDGDTILVGKNNKQNDYLTNKRAQKSHLWFHTKDIPGSHVVILNDAPSDKTIEEAAMIAAYFSKAGQSGQIPVDYTTIRNVHKPSGSKPGFVTYDNQKTLYATPDYDMIRRLKAEEE, from the coding sequence ATGGCATTTGATGGTGTGTTTACAAGAAAAATGGTAGAAGATTTACAATTTCTCATTTCTGGGCGTATTCATAAAATCAATCAACCGGAAAACGATACAATCATCATGGTTATAAGACAGCAACGCCAAAATCATCAATTGTTGTTGTCGATTCACCCGAATTTTGCACGGATTCACCTCACTACAAAAAAATATGATAATCCATTTGAACCGCCGATGTTTGCGCGCGTCTTTCGTAAACATTTAGAGGGTGGACGTATCCTTGCCATTCGCCAAATCGGAAATGACCGTCGCATCGAAATGGACGTGGAAAGTAAAGATGAAATTGGTGACACGATTCATCGTACAGTAATTTTAGAAATTATGGGCAAACATAGTAACCTCATTCTCGTTAATGAAGAACGTAAAATTTTAGAAGGTTTTAAACACCTTACACCAAATACGAATCAATTTAGAACCGTGATGCCAGGTTTTCAATATGAAGCACCGCCAACACAACATAAACAGAACCCTTATGCATATACTGGTGCGCAAGTGCTTCAACATATTGATTTCAATACGGGCAAAATTGATCGCCAACTGCTTCAAACGTTTGAAGGTTTTTCACCGTTAATCACAAAAGAAATCACATCAAGACGCCATTTTATGACCATGCAAACTTTACCTGAAGCTTTTGACGAAGTGATGGCCGAAACGATAGCGACACCCCAACCGGTATTTCATAAAAATCACGAAACAGGTAAAGAAGACTTTTATTTTATGAAGTTACATCAGTTTTACGATGATTGCGTCACATATGATTCACTCCATGAACTGCTCGACCGTTTTTATGATGCACGCGGTGAACGTGAACGCGTCAAACAACGTGCGAACGATTTAGTCAAACTGGTTCAACAATTGTTGCAAAAATATCAAAATAAATTGAGCAAGCTCGTCGATGAACAAGCGGGAACTGAAGAAAAAGAAAATCAACAATTGTACGGCGAGTTAATCACAGCGAATATTTATCAACTCAAACCTGGGGATCGCCAGTTAGAAACAGTGAATTATTATACAGGAGAAAACGTGACTATTCCGTTAAATCCACAAAAGTCACCTGCTGAAAATGCGCAATACTATTATAAACAGTACAACCGAATGAAAACACGTGCGCGCGAATTGACATATCAAATTACTTTAACCGAAGAAAATATCGCTTATTTTGAAAATATCGAGCAACAGTTGTCACACATTCAAGTGCATGAAATTGACGATATTCGTGAAGAACTGGCAGAACAAGGCTTTATTAAACAGAAAAAACAGCAGAAAAAGAAAAAGCAACAAAAAATCCAATTACAATCCTATGTTTCTACAGATGGCGATACCATTTTAGTAGGCAAAAATAATAAACAAAATGATTATTTAACGAATAAGCGTGCGCAAAAATCACATTTATGGTTCCATACGAAAGATATTCCAGGAAGCCATGTCGTGATTTTAAATGATGCGCCGAGTGACAAAACGATTGAAGAAGCGGCGATGATTGCAGCGTACTTTTCAAAAGCCGGACAATCGGGACAAATTCCAGTGGATTATACAACGATTCGCAACGTGCACAAACCGAGTGGCAGTAAACCTGGATTTGTCACGTACGATAACCAGAAGACACTTTACGCAACGCCAGATTATGATATGATTCGTCGATTGAAAGCTGAAGAAGAGTAA
- the gmk gene encoding guanylate kinase encodes MDTEKGLLIVLSGPSGVGKGTVRKRIFDDPHTSYKYSISMTTRQMREGEQDGVDYFFKTREEFEKLIEADEFIEYAEYVGNYYGTPVQYVKDTMNAGHDVFLEIEVEGAKQVRKKFPDALFIFLAPPSLDHLTERLIGRGTESKEKIESRVKEAKKEVEMMNLYDYVVVNDEVDLAKDRIQSIVEAEHLKRERIEAKYRKMLLEAKK; translated from the coding sequence ATGGATACTGAAAAAGGCTTACTAATAGTACTCTCAGGCCCTTCTGGTGTTGGCAAGGGCACAGTTAGAAAACGTATTTTTGATGATCCACACACATCTTATAAATATTCTATCTCGATGACAACGCGTCAAATGCGAGAAGGTGAACAAGATGGCGTTGATTATTTTTTCAAAACGAGAGAAGAATTTGAAAAACTCATTGAGGCAGATGAGTTTATTGAATACGCAGAGTATGTAGGAAATTATTACGGCACACCCGTGCAATATGTTAAAGATACGATGAATGCAGGTCATGATGTATTTTTAGAGATTGAAGTTGAAGGGGCCAAGCAAGTGCGCAAGAAATTTCCAGATGCGCTATTTATCTTTTTAGCACCACCAAGTCTAGACCATTTAACAGAGCGTTTAATCGGTCGTGGAACAGAATCAAAAGAAAAAATTGAAAGTCGCGTAAAAGAAGCGAAAAAAGAAGTTGAGATGATGAATCTTTACGATTATGTTGTCGTAAACGATGAAGTGGATCTAGCGAAAGACCGCATTCAGTCTATTGTTGAAGCTGAACATTTAAAGCGAGAACGCATTGAAGCGAAATACAGAAAAATGTTATTGGAGGCCAAAAAATAA